The sequence CCAATTGACTAGAAGATGAATAGAATCTAATACCTTTACCTTTGGTATTTGATActtgttttaaaattctatTCATTTATATTGAACAAACTaatcaaatataaaatgaaaaaattaataaaaaaaaaaaaaaaaaaattttaaaaaaaaaaaaaaaaaaaaaaaaaaaattaaaaaaaaaatttaaaaatgaaaaataaaaaaaaaaaaaaaaaaaattttttaaaatgtccCATGTTCagaaaacattttattttttgtgtcaaagtattaaattttatttcattattcaTTAATCCCAagtaatatataaaaattaaaaaaaaaaataaaaaaataaaaaaaaaatatctgcaccattaataacaaaattaaagagttaaatatttaaaaaactttttttatgcCAAGtacttttttgtttttattttctttatattttttttttttaatttttatttttttttttttttttatccaaaaTTCGAAATTCCAAATCCCAAAAAggtaaattatttctttttttgtaaatgttaaaaaaaaaaataaaaaaaaaaattaaaaaaaaaaaatagattggATATTTTTATGTTTGGAAAAGGagtatctttatttttttttttttttttttttttttttactggtaatatataaaaatttcttatttgttttttttattttaagatttttttttttttttttttttttatttctaatttaattttatcatctgttttttttaatctttaattctatttttaatttaattttttcatttttttttttttttaattctattttttaatttaattttttcatctgtttttttttttatttatctattttataataatgattaaaatcattttttatattatattcagcatttatatttgaaaaaggACCGACCAATCTGTAAGCAGCAGGATGACACATTTTATTCCATAAAATATCATATAAATATGGATcagattgttttaatttttcaaaatctggTAAACAACCAATTTCTTTTGCAATCTCATCACAAAATCTTATActactttttaaaataaattgtgGTATATCAGATGGATCATTTTGATTtctaatttcaaattcttttgaaataCCATGCAACATTTGTTCTCTAGTTGGTAATTTTGATATATTTGCCCAACAATATACAGCCCAACGTGCTTGAATTTCATATTCGATCATTGAAGCACCTTTAAATAATCCAATGAATCCAATATTCTCCAAATCTGGTGAAAATACATGTTTATGTAAAACAATTGGCATATGAGGATATGAAAAATCATATGaaatcttttcttttattttatcattaaaaaatgataaatcaatatcataTCCATCACAACAAATTATATCATCAAATtctattgttgttgtatcattttcaccaccaaatataacattattattttcacaatagtttatagttttattaataagTTTAATTTCCccactttttaaaatatctaaaaagtTATCTGAAACAATTAGATTAGGGGTTTTATAATCTGGTGTTGTCATTTTGAAATATTCATTCTCTCTTTGATTTTGagatattatatttaaaatattattttttataatgttTAATTCTATATCAGGCATTTCTTTATAATGAAGTTCTCTAAATTGAATACAATGATCATTAActggtaaatttaattcattgtTTGGGAATCTTCTTTTAACAAtccaactttttttattacaaataatatataaattttttgtaaCATTTGATATATCGCATGCAATTTCAATACCACTTGAAAGTCcaccaataattaaaactcttttatctttaaaatgATTTGGATTTTTATATTGATCAGATGTCCAAATTTtaccattaaaattattaaatttatttttaatattaatttcttttttttttgctaaAAACCctgttgaaattattataaaatcaaattcctcttcattaaattcaacatcaccatcattatttataGTAGTTGAGTATTTTATTAACCATTTCTTGGTAtggtttatttgatttacatCAATAACATTggttttcaatttaaatttatctaaaatattaaaatctttacaataattataaaaatattgatacaTTTCTTCTCTAGATGGATGAAATGGTTTTCTTTCTTCTGGAACATCCCAATAGTAATCAGAGAAACTCATTGATACATATGAAATATGTGATTTCATATTATCCCATGcttttccatttttaattgaccATACACCACCGATATCATCttgtttttcaaatataacCACATCAAAACCACATTCAATTGCAGTTTTAGCACTAACTATTCCTGAAGGACCTCCACCTataattccaattttttttttataattcattatttttttaatactaataataataataataaaaataaaataaaaataaaaataaaaataaaaataaaaataaaaataaaaataataataattagttattttttttttttaattttttttttacttgcttaatattatttatatggatttttgtaattttttttttaataaaaataattttttaaaataaaaaatttaataaaaataatattattatctaatatttttataaattttataaattttattttttttatttttttgttacaATTAATcttattttgtaatttttattaatttataaaaatgcattacaaacttttattaaaatttaatttaattaattatattttaacattttactaggtttttttttccagagaattaatttataaatcattGGTTATTTatccttttaattttatattgaccatttttttttttaaaaaaatatatctcTTCagaaatctttaattttttttaatataaaaaaatgcattcattttcattaaatttacaaataaaaataatagctagttttttttttctaaaccttttttttttttcccaaaattAATGtatcttaaaaaataattttaaaaaagttacagaaaattctaaaatctcaaaaaaatattgttaagatatctttaaataataatttttaatattaagaTACAGATAATTCTAatatctcaaaaaaaaaaaaaaaaattaaaaaaaaaaaaaaaaaaaattaaaattttattattttttatttaaaaatttaattaattgattaattgaatttctttGAAGTTGTTGGGAAGTTACTGATAAactaaattctttttcaataaaattttttaattgactTGTTATTAAGGAATCAGCACCATAATCTATTAAAGTAATATCAGCATTAAAATTAGTTTCAttgattgataataattctgAAACTTTTGATAATAGTAACCCATCTATACCTTTATTTGATTCAGTACTTGTTGAAGggttattattagttgatatttctaattttgaattattctCATTAATTTGGtgttcaaatttatcaataattgaaTGTTGtggattatttttaaataatttaaaattaaaatttgatacaattaaatttgttgataaatttggattttgaatttgtaaatcCAAAGCACCcaaaaatttattcattgAAACATGAACATAACCTTGTTTCTCCAATGATGTAGCTATTGATTCACTTCTTAAAACAATACCagatttaattgaaccatAATAGGAACATATTGATGGCAACCCAATTGATTTACGATAACGTGATAATGAATCCAAAACACTATTTGCACAAACATATGTGCATTGGCCTGGAGAACCTGCTAAAGTTACAGTAGATGAAGcatttataaaattctttaaattccaACACCTATTTACAGACTCATTATGTAAATTAATTGCACCCATAGTTTTAGCACCGTGtgataaattcaattgatttaaatcaatatcttCAACTTCACTAACTACTTTAGTAAATGCataatgaaaaattgaatcaatattatcTATATTTGTATCTTTTAATAACTGATTCAATGTATTTgttaattcatttgaattactAATATCAATAGTattgaaatgaaatttaatttgattattctCTTTTGAATTATATGTTTtgtcaattaataattttaattcccatttaattaatgattttgaaaggatgataatattttcaacacCTTTTGAATATTTACAAATCCATTTCAAAACTTCTAAAGCAACACCAATTTGACctgtaattattaaatttttacctAAATGATTTTCAGAAATTTTATAAtctgatttaattattgaataagttgaattatttgaatgttcttttaataaattttctaaaacatcttcattattttcaataactATTGTATGAACCatgtttttttcatttttaaccATTTGAATTGCatgattaatatttaaatttgaataatcaataattggtaataaattaatttcattattttctattgcttttgaaatttctttaaataaatctttgattattcttcctcttcttcttattggtattaatttctttaaatcaataaaatgataacctatatttaattttctacaatatttatagaaaaattctaaatcattattatcattattattattatttaaataattgaaattaataattctacTTGTAGAGTTCAAACACTTTAATATCAGAATGAAAActattaattgatgaatttattataaGATCAATACCTTGATCatgttttgattttatttcttgaatataatttttataattatttaaattgaaaataccACCACTTATAAAACCaccaaaattatcattaacaTATATTTCCATTTCATTAGAGTCAACTGTAACATATATTAATCCTTTATGACCTTtccattttaatatatttaaagttgaaatattattattattgttattaatattattatttaaatggattaaaatattttcattttcatccaATTCACCAATATTATATAAACCATATAAAACttctaaatatttataagGAATAGAAGctgcattattatttgagATATTTAAAGGTTTATAATAAATCCAATCACCATTTACAACAATATGTGATGAAGTTGTATTATATCCAAAACCATATACTTtttcaccaattttaaaatttgaattactaCAAACTCTGGTTATTATACCTGAAAATTCTCCAAAGTTATCACCGTCATTCACATTACCTATGGTAGTtgataaaactttaatttcaaCTTCTTCTTCcccttcttctttttcttttactttaaaaattggtttatttgaagttaatttatattcagaatcaattaattgtgtaattaatgaatcattattctcaaatgaatttgaaatgaattttgattttgaaattatttcttttttaaccCTTTCATAATAAACTtgacaatttttaataatgtaaTCATTTtgagtatttttattttcatctaataattcaattaataaagattgaatatcttttatttcCTCCAATGATTGTAAATCGAAATCAATTGCTTTTAATGAAAGTTGAGGATACTCTTCAAAATATCTCTTTGCTCCAACCAATGATGCTGATAAATAATTACTATCTCTTGAATTTAAAGTTATTAAAACatgttttgattttaatttatattttaatagtaatttattaatttgaatatattcaaatgtaacaaatttgaaattatttacatctaattgatttattgatttagtaaaataaattattgtttcattattaatttgagaatttaaaattgattgattaaattgatcaatatttgaaattttaattacacttttattaaattttattgtataattttcattttcattttcattttcattttcatttccatatattataatttgattaGGTGATTGAGTATATTTTAGTTCATTTAATCCATATAGTAATGGTGGCTTTTGAGAATGAATTACATAACAACATGATCCATCTTCTTCATATgagtttgtatttttaaaattatgatttttaaaaacttgtAACCAAGAATTTGGTTCCATACAACAATTAGTTTTTCTAATTTCTGTATCTTCAAATGACCACCATTGACTGAATGAACCAAAAATACTATCATTTACAATTGAAACATAtggttcaattaataaaatttgaccATTTGGTGATAAGATTTTATAGAGTTGATCTAAGGAATTACCAATGTTTTTAACAACGTGAAGAACAtttgttaaaattataaaatcgaAATATGAATGTTTTAAACCTTGCTTTTTAAATTCcttttcaatatcaattgaaCGATATactatattaatattattactaaatggttctaattttttctttgctTCTGGAATGAATGAAGATGATATATCACTCCAagtaaattcaatttcaatttcatgaaatggattttcttttaataatttatctaaTTTTTCAAGGAAATCTACAGTAAATGAACAAACTCCACCACCAAGTTCAACAATTCTAATGACaagtttttgatttaatattggttttaaagaattgattattatatcagtaattaaatttctttgaatTGTTGTAGtcataaaattatttgtaccATAGAATTTATCCAATAAcccattttcaaataatgatgttGGTGTTTCAGTGATTGGATcttctttatcattttcatatgggaataataattttgatattaCTTTAATAGATGTATCTAAAACTTGGTAAATTCCATCATCCTTCAATAccatttcattttcattattgcTATGGTT comes from Dictyostelium discoideum AX4 chromosome 2 chromosome, whole genome shotgun sequence and encodes:
- a CDS encoding hypothetical protein (Similar to Caenorhabditis elegans. F53F4.5 protein), which codes for MNYKKKIGIIGGGPSGIVSAKTAIECGFDVVIFEKQDDIGGVWSIKNGKAWDNMKSHISYVSMSFSDYYWDVPEERKPFHPSREEMYQYFYNYCKDFNILDKFKLKTNVIDVNQINHTKKWLIKYSTTINNDGDVEFNEEEFDFIIISTGFLAKKKEINIKNKFNNFNGKIWTSDQYKNPNHFKDKRVLIIGGLSSGIEIACDISNVTKNLYIICNKKSWIVKRRFPNNELNLPVNDHCIQFRELHYKEMPDIELNIIKNNILNIISQNQRENEYFKMTTPDYKTPNLIVSDNFLDILKSGEIKLINKTINYCENNNVIFGGENDTTTIEFDDIICCDGYDIDLSFFNDKIKEKISYDFSYPHMPIVLHKHVFSPDLENIGFIGLFKGASMIEYEIQARWAVYCWANISKLPTREQMLHGISKEFEIRNQNDPSDIPQFILKSSIRFCDEIAKEIGCLPDFEKLKQSDPYLYDILWNKMCHPAAYRLVGPFSNINAEYNIKNDFNHYYKIDK